A stretch of Apis cerana isolate GH-2021 linkage group LG1, AcerK_1.0, whole genome shotgun sequence DNA encodes these proteins:
- the LOC107992764 gene encoding TATA-binding protein-associated factor 172 isoform X2 — protein MTSRLDRLFILLETGTNAVTKRAAAQQLGEAQRLHPHDLHHLLARVCTLLKSPQWDTRVSAAQAIQAILAQVPVWDPLPIKKETHTDGGIKKSNNKLNLEDFDMEKILARSSHLTGSEGSEYDLIAVDGEQMLLPNQEEKIAAKLGLHPQLIGVDTSELFTAEDLTPIVLPPTSNIQTKVSLSETLKQSGGLSRREMNRARRKARQSVSKRSRESDDHRNNEDYHNNSNAQSPVSTGESLNKKIKLEEVISSEIGINYTQTESTNGVPDSTGCWPDTLIDWPLESFTENLCQDLFSQKWEIRHGAATALRELIKLHGKSAGKSRDQTIEEMAESHYQWLIDAALRLLCVLGLDRFGDFVSDQVVAPVRETCAQALGSLLLLVPNKNDNENKNGGIIGILSVMLKLLEHDEWEARHGALLALKYLLAVRDDLLDDILPRIFPATMKGLSDPVDDVGAAAASALIPVASALPRLLKPSELEAIVIRLWELLREQDDLAAACNSFMGLLAAILSLPSARACLTPQPLSQVLPRLWPFLSHSSSSVRKATLQTLQTLTGDDGVHNENKKERWGEGGGLVLQEALRHVFQRVLIEHVIAIQDVAERVWENLVVQSDLELLLHAACPLVSTWLCLAMQPEHVPFNPNLLMIISSSKAAKSNQVIGICDGQSDVTNNGGNNNVGTNIKSISELKVYIGGIETVAQNIRKSNVIQARCRAARMLGLLSHYVVQPAPGVTYTPDVPSPSLCYAKVLLAHLNSRSALQRTVAGLTMSHWATVNNMKPPTIPDILRKKLLECLNECVYYDEIATSFTRLLHDSRDYIATLKHYKLPVPIEIDASGVMTLDQIANLAGKPISELCAMGNGTNSGGSSGNISGSSSTIKLKPKLIESLEDRRKALEIGAADTAAQQLSYNVMSMAALAGAATMLHCLPPSPQPLNPLVKPLMESIKREENEELQKLAAKHLSYLVDLCVDRKPSPNAKISTNLCTFLCSDIEFTPRVNCNTDSDLFDGILTLSNRQKHAERIAYNRGANSGLGGSRGPGRPPTTEIPLEELLACEEPEAKAARTRRRGATLALTAIATLFGSQLPTRLPHLWELILPNILREEDKIVSRENTQEEVNQLIFGLQVLEIMAPSLDKALLPPALECLSCLCQLLAHPYKAVRHMASRCIAVLATLDTEKIMIHVTRRIIPLLEATGGEKIYSTTVVAPSEVDTVRQGGAEALTCLVESLGVNIVPYAVLFMVPLLGRMSDQNQAVRLACSATFATLVQLLPLDPGAIADPPDLVEKKAQERRFLEQLLNPRSIPDTELPILVAAELRSYQRQGLNWLNFLNRYQLHGVLCDDMGLGKTLQTLCILALDHHRNPHAPPSLVVCPPTLTGHWVYEAEKFFETKDLSVLQYAGTPPEREKLRPRVTYHRLVVASYDIVRKDIDYFETRQWNYCVLDEGHVIKNGKTKSAKATKRLHANHRLILSGTPVQNDVLELWSLFDFLMPGFLGTEKQFAAKYSRPILACREPKAGPKEQEAGALAMEALHRQVLPFLLRRNKEDVLQDLPPKITQDYYCDLSSLQRMLYEDFRTRHSAALLSSTSCSSTGNDSHGGHVFEALRYLRNVCNHPKLVLNQRHPLYTTICNTLKQQKSTLAEIEHGAKLPALKQLLLDCGIGQPQQQQSRNSVSTGGTPDNQPPQQQQLVSQHRALIFCQLKAMLDIVEKDLLRIHLPTVTYLRLDGSVPAAQRHSVVARFNADPSIDVLLLTTQVGGLGLNLTGADTVIFVEHDWNPMKDLQAMDRAHRIGQKKVVNVYRLITRSTVEEKIMGLQKFKLLTANTVISTENASLETMATDQLLDLFSLDDKGKKQEAKDDDIPKITGVPGISRSVLEILPELWEQQQYDDEYDFDSFLSTLKADNL, from the exons ATGACATCAAG GCTGGATAGGctattcatattattagaaaCAGGGACAAATGCAGTAACTAAAAGAGCTGCAGCACAACAGTTAGGAGAAGCACAAAGATTACATCCTCATGATTTACATCATTTATTAGCAAGAGTTTGTACTCTACTAAAATCTCCACAATGGGATACTAGAGTTTCAGCTGCACAAGCTATACAAGCTATACTTGCTCAAGTCCCTGTTTGGGATCCACtacctataaaaaaagaaacacatacag AtggtggaataaaaaaatcaaataataaattaaatttggaagATTTTGATATGGAAAAGATTTTAGCACGTAGTTCACATCTTACTGGATCAGAAGGCAgtgaatatgatttaattgCTGTTGATGGAGAACAAATGTTACTTCCcaatcaagaagaaaaaattgctgCTAAGTTAGGTCTTCATCCACAATTAATAGGAGTTGATACATCAGAATTGTTTACAGCTGAAGATCTTACTCCAATAGTATTACCACCTACCTCAAATATACAAACTAAAGTATCTCTGAGTGAAACATTAAAACAATCTGGTGGTCTTAGTAGACGTGAAATGAATAGAGCTAGACGTAag gcACGACAATCGGTTTCGAAACGTTCACGAGAATCGGATGACCATCGTAACAACGaagattatcataataattcaaatgctCAATCTCCCGTTAGTACGGGAGaatcgttaaataaaaaaattaaattagaggaAGTAATTTCATCAGAAATTGGCATTAATTATACACAGACTGAATCAACCAATGGAGTACCAGATAGTACTGGTTGTTGGCCAGATACTTTGATAGATTGGCCTTTAGAATCATTTACAGAAAATCTCTGTCAAGATTTATTTAGTCAAAAATGGGAAATAAGGCATGGAGCAGCAACTGCGTTACGAGAACTCATAAAACTTCATGGgaaaa GCGCAGGTAAATCAAGGGATCAAACTATAGAAGAAATGGCAGAAAGTCATTATCAGTGGCTTATTGATGCCGCTCTGCGATTATTATGTGTCTTAGGACTAGATAGATTTGGCGATTTTGTTTCTGATCAAGTAGTTGCACCTGTACGAGAAACATGTGCCCAAGCACTAGgttctcttttattattagtgccaaataaaaatgataatgaaaataaaaatggaggaATTATAGGAATACTTTCAGTTATGCTAAAACTTTTAGAACATGACGAATGGGAAGCTAGACATGGTGCATTACTTGCACTTAAATATTTGCTTGCTGTACGAGATGATCTATTAGATGACATTTTACCGAGAATATTTCCAGCTACTATGAAAGGTCTTTCTGATCCTGTTGATGATGTAGGTGCTGCTGCAGCAAGTGCACTCATACCAGTAGCATCTGCTTTACCACGTTTATTAAAACCATCAGAATTGGAAGCAATTGTAATTCGTCTTTGGGAACTTTTACGTGAACAAGATGATCTAGCAGCAGCATGTAATAGTTTTATGGGATTACTTGCTGCTATACTTTCATTACCTTCGGCACGTGCTTGTCTTACACCTCAACCATTGTCACaa GTTTTACCACGATTGTGGCCATTTCTTAGTCATTCTAGTTCGAGTGTACGTAAAGCCACTCTACAAACATTACAAACATTAACCGGAGATGACGGTgttcataatgaaaataaaaaagaacgatGGGGCGAAGGAGGTGGACTTGTTTTGCAAGAAGCTCTTCGTCATGTTTTTCAACGCGTGCTGATAGAACATGTAATTGCCATACAAGATGTAGCTGAACGTGTTTGGGAAAATCTAGTCGTACAAAGTGATCTCGAACTTTTATTACATGCTGCGTGTCCTCTTGTCAGCACTTGGCTCTGTCTTGCTATGCAACCGGAACACGTGCCATTTAATCCGAACTTACTAATGATAATAAGTTCTAGTAAAGCAGCTAAAAGTAACCAAGTTATTGGTATTTGCGATGGACAATCAGATGTTACTAATAATGGAGGAAATAATAATGTCGgcacaaatataaaatccatatctgaattaaaagtttatattggTGGAATTGAAACTGTAGctcaaaatataagaaaatcaaaTGTAATTCAGGCTCGTTGTAGAGCTGCACGAATGCTAGGATTGTTATCACATTACGTAGTACAACCCGCACCAGGTGTTACTTACACACCAGATGTACCTAGTCCTTCACTTTGTTATGCTAAAGTATTACTGGCACATCTTAATTCGCGCTCAGCATTGCAACGCACTGTTGCAGGTTTAACGATGTCGCATTGGGCGACTGTAAATAACATGAAACCTCCTACAATACCAGATATTCTaag GAAGAAACTATTGGAGTGTTTGAACGAATGCGTATACTATGATGAGATCGCCACATCTTTTACTCGTCTACTACACGACAGTCGTGATTACATTGCTACTCTCAAACATTATAAATTGCCTGTTCCTATCGAAATAGATGCATCGGGAGTAATGACTCTCGATCAAATTGCAAATCTTGCTGGAAAGCCAATTTCAGAACTTTGTGCCATGGGCAATGGGACAAACTCCGGAGGATCGAGTGGAAATATTAGCGGCTCTTCTAGTACGATTAAGTTGAAGCCAAAGTTGATCGAAAGTTTAGAAGATAGACGAAAAGCATTAGAAATAGGTGCTGCCGATACAGCAGCTCAGCAACTTTCGTATAATGTTATGTCAATGGCGGCACTTGCCGGTGCTGCTACGATGTTACATTGTCTTCCTCCGTCCCCACAACCTTTGAATCCATTGGTAAAACCATTAATGGAATCTATCAAACGTgaagaaaacgaagaattaCAAAAGTTAGCTGCAAAGCATTTGTCATATCTAGTTGATCTTTGTGTAGATAGAAAACCTTCTCCTAATGCAAAG ATATCGACCAATTTATGTACATTCCTATGTTCGGATATTGAATTTACACCTCGTGTAAATTGTAATACAGACTCAGATCTATTTGATGGAATTCTTACTTTAAGCAATAGACAAAAACATGCTGAAAGAATAGCTTATAATCGAGGCGCCAATAGTGGACTTGGTGGAAGCAGAGGACCTGGTCGACCGCCAACAACTGAAATTCCTTTAGAAGAATTACTTGCTTGTGAGGAACCTGAAGCTAAAGCTGCTAGAACTCGTCGTCGTGGAGCTACTTTAGCACTTACTGCTATAg ctaCGTTATTTGGTTCACAATTACCTACACGTTTACCACATCTTTGGGAATTAATTTTACCGAATATATTACGTGAAGAGGATAAAATCGTTAGTCGTGAAAATACTCAAGAAGAAGTAAATCAGTTAATTTTTGGTTTACAAGTTTTAGAAATTATGGCTCCCAGTCTTGATAAAGCTTTACTGCCTCCCGCTCTAGAATGTCTTTCATGTTTGTGTCAATTATTGGCTCATCCTTACAAAGCTGTTAGACATATGGCATCAAGATGTATTGCTGTATTAGCTACATTAGATACTGAAaag ataatGATTCATGTTACGCGCCGAATAATACCACTTCTAGAAGCAACTGgtggagaaaaaatatattcaacaacTGTAGTAGCACCGAGTGAAGTAGATACAGTAAGACAGGGTGGAGCTGAAGCATTAACGTGCCTTGTCGAAAGTTTAGGTGTTAATATTGTTCCATATGCTGTACTCTTTATGGTTCCTTTACTTGGTCGTATGAGTGATCAAAATCAGGCTGTAAGATTAGCTTGTAGTGCTACATTTGCAACACTTGTACAATTATTACCTCTTGATCCTGGTGCAATTGCAGATCCACCAGATTTAGt agaaaagaAAGCACAAGAGCGACGATTCTTAGAACAACTTTTAAATCCACGTAGTATTCCAGATACCGAATTACCGATTTTAGTAGCTGCCGAATTACGTTCTTATCAGAGACAAGGCTTAAATtggttaaatttcttaaatcgtTATCAACTTCATGGAGTTTTATGTGATGATATGGGTCTTGGAAAAACATTACAAACTCTTTGTATATTAGCCTTAGATCATCATCGCAATCCTCATGCTCCACCAAGTCTAGTAGTTTGTCCACCAACTCTGACTGGTCATTGGGTATATGAAGCAGAAAAGTTTTTCGAAACCAAAGATCTTTCGGTATTACAATATGCTGGGACACCACCTGAACGTGAAAAATTACGGCCAAGAGTTACTTATCACAGACTTGTTGTGGCCAGTTATGATATAGTACGTAAAGATATCGATTACTTTGAAACTCGTCAATGGAATTATTGTGTACTTGACGAAGGtcatgttattaaaaatggaaaaacaaAAAGTGCAAAGGCAACTAAACGATTGCATGCAAATCATAGACTTATACTCTCGGGAACACCAGTACAAAATGACGTTCTTGAACTATGGTCCTTATTCGACTTTTTAATGCCAGGTTTTCTAGGCACTGAAAAACAATTTGCGGCAAAGTACTCACGTCCTATTCTAGCTTGTAGAGAACCAAAAGCTGGTCCAAAAGAACAAGAGGCTGGAGCTCTTGCTATGGAAGCACTTCATAGACaa gtTTTGCCATTTTTACTTAGACGAAATAAAGAAGATGTTCTTCAAGATTTACCACCCAAAATTACACAAGATTACTATTGCGATTTATCATCATTACAACGTATGTTATACGAAGATTTTCGTACTCGACATTCTGCTGCTTTGTTATCTTCTACATCATGTAGTTCGACAGGAAATGATTCACATGGTGGTCACGTTTTTGAAGCTCTACGATATCTACGTAATGTTTGCAATCATCCTAAATTAGTCTTGAATCAACGACATCCATTATATACAACA ATATGCAATACATTGAAACAACAAAAGAGTACTTTAGCAGAAATAGAACATGGAGCTAAGTTACCtgcattaaaacaattattattagattgtgGCATAGGACAACCCCAACAACAACAAAGTCGTAATTCTGTATCTACTGGTGGTACTCCAGATAATCAACCACCGCAACAGCAACAATTAGTGAGCCAACATCGAGCTCTTATTTTTTGTCAATTAAAAGCGATGTTAGATATTGTAGAAAAAGATCTTCTTCGTATACATCTACCAACGGTTACGTACCTTCGTCTCGATGGAAGTGTACCAGCGGCACAAAGGCATTCCGTAGTAGCACGTTTCAACGCTGATCCATCTATAGATGTGCTTTTGTTAACAACTCAAGTTGGTGGTCTCGGATTAAATTTAACTGGTGCAGATACCGTTATATTTGTAGAACATGACTGGAATCCTATGAAGGATCTCCAAGCTATGGATCGAGCACATCGAATTGGACAAAAAAAAGTAGTAAAtgtatatagattaattaCAAGATCAACAGTAGAAGAAAAGATTATGGGACTACAGAAATTCAAACTTCTTACTGCAAATACTGTAATTTCAACAGAAAACGCATCTTTGGAAACAATGGCAACTGATCAg ctactagatttattttcattggatgataaaggaaaaaaacaagaaGCAAAAGATGATGATATACCCAAAATTACTGGGGTTCCAGGCATTAGTCGTTCTGTCCTAGAAATTCTTCCTGAATTATGGGAACAACAACAGTATGATGATGAATATGATTTTGACTCTTTTCTGTCTACTTTAAAGGCTGATAACTTGTGA